The following coding sequences are from one Plasmodium knowlesi strain H genome assembly, chromosome: 9 window:
- a CDS encoding heat shock factor-binding protein 1, putative, whose translation MNSSDGRRGGEVPSSYCPPYRSASISLDTNKSNTAMTYTVPPRDAKNLHMDSKSDDIEMYVENMLNELKGKMQNLSNNLLSKVDNMEKSLDELEQVMLSFSNKADR comes from the coding sequence ATGAACAGTAGCGACGGTAGAAGAGGGGGGGAGGTGCCCAGTAGCTATTGCCCACCCTACCGCAGCGCGTCCATCTCGTTAGACACAAACAAGAGCAACACCGCAATGACGTACACTGTGCCCCCCCGGGATGCGAAGAACCTTCACATGGATTCCAAGTCGGACGACATAGAAATGTACGTAGAAAATATGCTTAATGAactgaaggggaaaatgcaaaacttGTCCAACAATTTGCTAAGCAAGGTGGACAACATGGAAAAGTCCTTGGATGAATTGGAGCAGGTCATGTTAAGTTTTTCGAACAAGGCGGACAGGTGA
- a CDS encoding WD repeat-containing protein, putative codes for MKNEKGGQHVGNTKTFNTCFDNVNLNWASLRNKRLNDGPGFSFFYEYAHDRSILSLSLDESGTYMATGSADHSIRIHNLKNLSTTKELYHKKCGHYDWVNEVFFTKRNEVLSGGLDGKICLWNTSYSCKPPKLNKIMNSSEYVEQEKKVRKVNFKASTNVTICKEIYAHHSTISDMKFDKKNEKCITSSYDKTLKLFDIKKFQQLAIFEGSHTHPITKFLWLNDKIISADKSGSVCVFDVGSCQEMLQAKNTHSGNVGALNYFYLYRNGDSSFMNKFEDGKKKGNDAEFEAAIFAGEDNLKQKQNSGRKQSTKKDATQATKAVNVLEKNSDHLNVNNEKVPLIITGGQNDGIIKIRDFRIFHKYISCKKLHTASINSIITYNVNNRTYIITCSADGYCYQFEIQSICSSNMNNYLKKIAVNEPILCARYIGNHLLLVGSAFGNLFLLNFVDNSESQLTLGQKKNLVAVTEGPHWISALDERDNGQSCLIEEGGANPNKDILWAFGACRKGGINCIECIFVYDEKKACANDFEICSIVTGGDDGLPCLLSIPNSYV; via the exons atgaagaatgaaaaaggtgGACAACACGTCGGTAACACGAAGACATTCAACACGTGCTTCGATAACGTAAATTTGAACTGGGCCTCTTTAAGAAACAAAAGGTTGAACGATGGGCCaggtttctccttcttctatGAGTACGCGCATGACCGTTCGATATTGTCTCTTTCGTTGGACGAGAGTG GCACCTACATGGCCACGGGCAGTGCGGACCATTCCATCCGCATACACAACCTGAAAAACCTGTCCACCACGAAAGAACTATACCATAAAAAATGCGGGCACTACGACTGGGTGAATGAGGTGTTCTttacaaaaagaaatgaagtaCTTTCGGGAGGTCTCGATGGAAAGATATGTCTGTGGAATACGAGCTACTCATGCAAACCTCCaaaattgaataaaattatgaatagTTCAGAATATGttgaacaggaaaaaaaagttagaaAAGTCAATTTTAAAGCTTCTACGAATGTAACGATATGCAAAGAAATATATGCACACCATTCCACCATCAGTGACATGaagtttgataaaaaaaacgaaaaatgtaTAACGAGTAGTTACGATAAGACGTTAAAACTTTTCGACATAAAGAAGTTTCaacagctagccatttttgaAGGAAGCCACACACATCCCATAACCAAATTTTTATGGttaaatgataaaataatatCCGCAGATAAAAGTGGGAGCGTGTGCGTCTTCGATGTGGGAAGTTGTCAGGAAATGCTCCAGGCGAAAAATACACACTCTGGGAATGTAGGTGctttgaattatttttacctaTACAGAAATGGTGACTCCAGttttatgaacaaatttgaggatggtaaaaaaaagggaaatgacGCAGAATTCGAAGCAGCCATTTTCGCAGGTGAAGATAATTTAAAACAAAAGCAGAACAGCGGTAGGAAACAGTCAACCAAGAAAGATGCCACTCAAGCCACAAAAGCGGTTAATgtactggaaaaaaatagtgaTCACCTAAATGTAAATAATGAGAAAGTCCCTTTAATAATAACAGGAGGACAGAACGATGGAATAATCAAAATTAGAGattttcgaatttttcaCAAATACATTAGctgcaaaaaattgcacacagCTAGCATCAATTCGATCATAACTTATAATGTTAACAATAGGACGTACATCATTACCTGTTCCGCTGATGGCTACTGCTACCAGTTCGAGATCCAAAGCATTTGTTCTTCAAATATGAACAattatttgaagaaaattgcCGTTAATGAACCTATTCTTTGTGCGAGGTACATTGGAAACCACCTGCTCCTGGTTGGCTCAGCTTTTGGAAATTTATTCCTCCTAAATTTTGTTGATAATTCAGAGAGTCAATTAACTttgggacaaaaaaaaaatttggttgCTGTTACGGAGGGGCCTCACTGGATAAGTGCTCTAGATGAAAGAGACAATGGGCAATCCTGTTTAATCGAAGAAGGGGGCGCCAACCCGAACAAGGATATCTTGTGGGCCTTTGGCGCCTGTAGAAAGGGCGGCATTAACTGCATAGAATGCATTTTTGTATACGACGAAAAAAAGGCGTGCGCAAATGATTTCGAAATTTGCAGCATTGTGACGGGAGGAGACGACGGACTTCCTTGCTTACTGTCCATCCCCAATTCGTATGTGTAG
- a CDS encoding tyrosine kinase-like protein, putative has protein sequence MNKKFSPIKETNIEKGAIDIFKQKIERKKQNYLRFNFAKCYENRKGEEKGNDEEYDSAICPNDAVCANNKKVIPIHTCDTHDKYILNLHDEESQSCKEDTHEEEGETEEGKEEKNIYNSIDINTQQKNEQKNEQKNEQKDEQKGEQKGEQKNAHKNSHKKEENIYIPLKILSNRYDYNDIVQATNNFAEENKIAKGGNGVVYKGMLKSCISVAIKVLNKNENNGFENEIIIMSRYRHKNILSLLGYAANTNYFYLIYEYVHLGDLRTLLFNHYYFYSVRDRGNAEGHVAWNVKQGNPEFSPMKKISPYGNNHLLMNKQGDLRNGINNLRYSLLAHDNLESTQRMPLFLSFSVRLNILIQIINVLCYLHTSSPIVYHRDLKSANILVDEKFNAKLGDFGLSFVYRNNNNVFNLTGGTPGYADPYYISTHEINEQTEIYSFGALILEMLVSKSPAVHVGKNYNCIYSTNDKCPILCHRKKTENEDNVFDYLVNHINMNDYKSIYAILDHSVHFPDFLVEKLTKLSFLCLNPNIKNRPSSKLVNLILLEIQKESEFYIKQQNELMQKKISCASVKLDDYHKGGDSTKVGMQSDGSEKKLKENEPNHESYAMRKEKINYDNVKEMFFKFICAVFGGGQQMHHLDQGGDVITKDKNVDKKLRVDLSIEFYTNLLKAFLDACAGRSRNTQVANDQERKEEEHIHNLSFKCNTVGNLTQMKNFFLDKLHKDIYFKNNVFNSFSLNFMNCYFARFIRGYLQNCQSAPGLESSSRGKVVDGKGSSIGGATENPQGSATNQCQFGSCSNENRFGLAINGCPFATIPNDRSFARAAPPCNAKELIQQSRVPHCGLRKVGADKDVHSPLDFKGEVQVTPLRGQPTQGDGSENGNSRGEFPGAHLSEGKNCRMRNKKANEGGTFLKQGGEPPGKVQNRKHDFFPPACTDLMKNDYRGGEPFQRNSHDPEGKPAERKKPSIVMHRNNGKNKYNHMDNVNAVSRSGHPNQGPPESVYPNQQNSTDYEKGNNCRNANNPVIGRNPQGLCKNSCFGQTQQSAQNGIANCEDVLSLYSSALLQNEKNVQHNTSSNKWALKRNCRENPHKVEFSLAQNQQQQQGGNDKKKVMRMNVAMEEGKASGNFGARRGGPPRGFGMVGGVSSGRGFHRASNRDSLGDDGGTPQRRGPRENNVVHISNFANYLNFDRNRSGVDSKAFEWFHKNVFELVIEENKVISEVTFLDILYEFNIFSFKKNNILSNYATLYGFPLGWDTTESSSPCKYSLSGKWLNYGNVENNFITDNLTNEFFFEIAVHHDLVKKTHTVFLLKSNRSKHQMCDDSEIVLKKTWVSDYVGRRNEFVEKILKKSISSMLYECISRKHCFFLLQVQMKKLRRPTICSDVNETGTREGFSYYLFEYNLRVACNSDNCIFSNNYILYKNNIYSYTLPCNTLSLLVFSENQIMKDEGSPGKHSPVTRQVVHFPLYPFFVNINLYSER, from the exons atgaacaaaaagtTTTCGCCCATAAAAGAAACAAATATTGAAAAAGGCGCCATCGATATATTTAAGCAAAAAatcgaaagaaaaaaacaaaactaCCTAAGGttcaattttgcaaaatgttaCGAAAATAGGAAGGGTGAAGAGAAAGGCAACGATGAAGAGTACGATAGTGCAATATGCCCGAACGACGCAGTATGCGCAAACAACAAAAAGGTGATAcccatacatacatgcgACACACACGATAAATACATTCTCAATTTGCATGATGAGGAAAGCCAAAGCTGCAAAGAAGACACCcatgaggaagaaggagaaacagaggaaggaaaagaggaaaaaaatatatataactccATTGATATAAATacgcaacaaaaaaatgaacaaaaaaatgaacaaaaaaatgaacaaaaagatgaacaaaaaggtgaacaaaaaggtgaacaaaaaaatgcacacaaaaattcacacaaaaaagaggaaaacatTTACattccattaaaaattttgtccaACAGATATGACTACAATGATATCGTCCAGGCGACAAACAATTTTgcagaggaaaataaaattgccaaaggaggaaatggagTTGTTTACAAAGGAATGTTAAAAAGTTGCATAAGTGTAGCTATAAAAgtgttaaataaaaatgaaaataacggtttcgaaaatgaaataatcaTCATGAGCAGATACagacataaaaatattttatcccTCCTTGGGTACGCTGCAAATACAAACTATTTTTACTTAATTTATGAGTATGTTCATTTGGGAGATCTACGAACCCTTCTGTTTAATCATTACTATTTTTATAGTGTGAGAGATAGGGGAAATGCAGAGGGACATGTGGCCTGGAATGTGAAACAGGGTAACCCAGAATTTTCtccaatgaaaaaaatatccccgTATGGAAATAATCACCTATTAATGAACAAACAGGGTGACCTTAGAAATGGGATAAACAATTTGAGATATTCTCTCCTTGCGCATGATAATCTCGAGAGTACCCAGCGCATGCCTCTCTTCCTCTCCTTCAGTGTTAGACTGAACATTCTCATTCAGATAATAAACGTGCTGTGCTATCTGCACACCTCCTCCCCAATCGTTTATCACAGAGATTTGAAGTCGGCGAACATTTTGGTCGACGAGAAGTTCAACGCCAAGCTAGGTGACTTTGGCCTTTCCTTCGTGTACAGGAATAACAACAATGTGTTTAACCTCACGGGAG GCACCCCCGGGTACGCCGATCCGTACTACATATCCACGCACGAAATAAACGAGCAGACagaaatatattctttcGGAGCACTGATCCTGGAAATGTTGGTGTCAAAATCACCCGCCGTTCACGTagggaaaaattacaactGTATTTACAGCACAAATGATAAGTGTCCCATTCTCTGTCACAGGAAGAAAACCGAAAATGAAGACAACGTATTTGACTACCTAGTGAACCACATAAATATGAACGACTACAAGTCAATCTATGCCATCCTGGACCACAGTGTCCACTTTCCTGATTTCCTTGTTGAAAAATTAACCAAACTCTCCTTCCTATGCTTAAACccaaatataaaaaacagGCCATCTTCCAAATTGGTTAACTTAATTCTACTCGAAATACAAAAGGAGAGCGAATTCTACATCAAACAACAGAACGAAttgatgcagaaaaaaataagttgcGCTAGCGTGAAGTTGGATGATTATCACAAGGGGGGAGACAGTACCAAAGTTGGGATGCAAAGTGAtgggagtgaaaaaaaactgaaggaAAACGAACCAAACCATGAGAGCTATGccatgaggaaggaaaaaataaactacgACAACGTCAAAGAAATGTTTTTCAAATTCATATGCGCTGTATTTGGGGGTGGTCAACAAATGCATCACCTAGACCAAGGGGGGGACGTCATTACGAAGGACAAAAATGTAGACAAGAAATTACGCGTTGATTTGAGCATAGAATTTTATACCAACCTTTTGAAGGCTTTCCTTGATGCGTGTGCGGGGAGGAGTCGAAATACACAAGTGGCTAATGACCAggagagaaaggaagaggagcACATCCACAACTTATCATTCAAGTGCAACACAGTTGGTAACTTAactcaaatgaaaaatttctttttagaTAAGCTACACaaggatatatattttaaaaataatgtgttCAATTCTTTTTCACTTAATTTCATGAACTGCTACTTTGCGAGGTTCATTCGTGGCTACCTGCAAAATTGTCAGAGCGCACCAGGTTTGGAGAGCTCGTCGAGGGGGAAGGTGGTGGATGGGAAGGGATCCTCCATTGGGGGAGCCACTGAGAACCCACAGGGAAGTGCTACCAACCAGTGCCAATTCGGAAGTTGTTCCAATGAGAACCGCTTCGGACTTGCCATCAATGGGTGCCCTTTTGCAACTATCCCGAATGACCGATCCTTCGCACGCGCCGCCCCCCCCTGCAATGCAAAGGAGTTGATCCAGCAGAGCAGAGTGCCGCATTGCGGACTGAGGAAAGTAGGGGCAGACAAGGACGTGCACAGTCCCCTCGACTTTAAGGGAGAAGTCCAGGTAACTCCTCTGAGGGGGCAACCGACCCAGGGGGATGGTAGCGAAAATGGCAATAGTCGTGGCGAATTCCCAGGCGCACACTTATCGGAAGGCAAAAATTGCAGaatgaggaataaaaaagcgAACGAAGGCGGTACATTTTTGAAGCAAGGGGGGGAGCCCCCAGGGAAGGTGCAAAATAGAAAGCATGACTTCTTTCCCCCTGCTTGCACAGACCTAATGAAGAATGATTATCGGGGAGGTGAACCCTTCCAACGAAATAGCCACGATCCAGAGGGGAAACCCgcagaaagaaagaagccCTCCATCGTTATGCACagaaataatggaaaaaacaaatataacCATATGGACAATGTAAATGCAGTTAGCCGAAGTGGCCACCCGAATCAGGGCCCTCCAGAAAGCGTGTACCCAAATCAACAAAACAGTACAGACTATGAGAAGGGAAATAACTGTCGTAATGCTAATAACCCCGTGATAGGGAGAAATCCTCAGGGGCTATGCAAGAACAGCTGTTTTGGACAAACACAACAAAGTGCACAGAATGGCATAGCCAATTGTGAAGATGTGTTAAGTTTATACAGTTCAGCTCTGTtgcaaaatgagaaaaacgtGCAACATAACACTAGTTCGAATAAATGGGCTTTGAAAAGGAACTGCAGAGAGAACCCTCACAAGGTGGAGTTCAGCCTCGCGCAGAATCAGCAACAACAACAGGGGGGAAATGACAAGAAGAAAGTGATGCGCATGAACGTGGCTATGGAGGAGGGAAAGGCCAGTGGGAACTTTGGCGCGCGCAGAGGGGGACCCCCAAGGGGGTTTGGGATGGTAGGCGGCGTGAGTAGCGGAAGGGGCTTCCACAGAGCAAGTAATCGAGATAGCTTGGGGGACGACGGAGGCACGCCACAGAGGAGGGGGCCACGAGAAAACAACGTGGTTCACATctccaattttgcaaattaTCTAAACTTCGACCGAAACAGAAGCGGAGTAGACTCCAAAGCATTCGAATGGTTCCACAAAAATGTGTTCGAACTGGTAATCGAAGAAAACAAAGTAATCTCAGAGGTAACATTCTTAGACATTCTCTACGAattcaacattttttcattcaagAAAAACAACATTCTTTCAAATTATGCGACATTGTATGGGTTCCCACTGGGGTGGGACACAACTGAGTCCTCATCCCCATGTAAGTACTCGCTCAGTGGAAAATGGTTAAACTATGGAAACGTAGAAAACAATTTCATTACAGATAATTTAAcaaacgaatttttttttgaaatagcTGTTCACCATGATCTTGTGAAGAAGACACACACAGTGTTTCTCCTAAAGTCGAACCGATCCAAACATCAAATGTGTGACGACAGCGaaattgttttaaaaaaaacatgggTATCAGATTAtgttggaagaagaaatgaattcgttgaaaaaattttaaaaaaatccatTTCAAGCATGCTGTATGAGTGTATAAGTCGCAAACactgcttttttttgttgcaagtacaaatgaaaaagttaaGAAGACCCACCATTTGTAGTGATGTCAATGAAACGGGGACAAGGGAAGGCTTCTCCTACTACTTGTTCGAATACAACCTCAGAGTCGCGTGCAACAGTGATAACTGCATTTTCTCCAACAACtatattttgtataaaaataatatttattcTTATACTCTCCCGTGTAACACCCTCTCCCTCCTAGTCTTTTCGGAGAACCAAATAATGAAGGACGAGGGGTCTCCGGGCAAGCACTCTCCCGTCACCAGGCAGGTTGTGCATTTCCCCCTCTACCCCTTCTTCGTTAATATAAACCTTTACAGTGAGCGCTAG
- a CDS encoding circumsporozoite-related antigen, protein MKLLTAVFLLFCAILCDHAFGNNINHSGPHHPKKKTPKSKAPEPLIDVHELIGEMVRKEEELINVTKKKSKYKLATTVLASALGLVSAVLLGGAGLVFYNAGNGRHPFSLGGGKGGEAAPAESAPTVDEPATK, encoded by the exons ATGAAACTCTTAACAGccgtttttctccttttttgtgcCATCCTGTGTGACCATGCGTTCGGAAATAATATAAACCACTCAGGTCCTCACCATCCCAAGAAGAAAACCCCCAAGAGCA AAGCCCCAGAGCCACTCATTGACGTGCACGAGTTGATAGGCGAAATGgttagaaaagaagaggaactcATAAACGtaacgaagaagaaatccAAATATAAATTGGCAACAACAGTTCTTGCTTCAGCCCTAGGTCTTGTATCAGCAGTTCTCTTAGGAGGTGCCGGATTAGTCTTTTATAATGCCGGAAACGGAAGACACCCATTCTCCCTTGGAGGTGGAAAGGGCGGAGAAGCTGCTCCCGCGGAATCAGCTCCAACTGTAGATGAACCAgcaacaaaataa
- a CDS encoding ABC transporter F family member 2, putative, which translates to MKELIENILQLVDPDEETEAYLRGRINDEKHIIQKKGIDYLYDLVSTFSDKKIKKSTIVDIFNKHMKRENGVGTDENKNVDNQKLTEIVNLKEYWKKNDVVGYYDPFLGIQEKQINYNTSIPISESIRISKEKEKQRQKQLNLFKEWVKNKIKIPSPVRVHNLLHCSDSNKNKTKIEKMYDIRIDNFTLSIGQRSLLTDTTLKINVMNKYGLIGKNGIGKSTLLAKLARYEIEEIKKDISIACIEQDLFLEDVTVLECVLMVDKLRHDLLMELEQLELKKSKSAQGGGCPNGESKKGDGKQKQKEEEVNERGEEDEKDIDMKILNIYEKLNSINYLEAEKEASKILCGLGFDSNLQKKKVNSLSGGMRMRLCLSRILFSNNDIILLDEPTNHLDIYTIQFLIDYIKKLNKTCIIVSHDRDFLNEVCTDIIHFHQKQLTYYSGNYDQFEKTRVEHLLQQQREHDSIEMKKKHVQKFIDRFRCNSKRAALVQSRIKLLNKLPVVNLEKEETPFSFSFLEPFYTSNVLIRLKNISFKNEMFKNLQIKKNANIIIADTVEDTNGKINEKLHNDTKGGDETTTARSDDYQFRHEFLFKNATFEVDMDSRIAICGVNGSGKTTLIKIILNLIDTFEGELHVSNKANIGYYSQYHVDSLNPIFNSIQQLQYNYSNKNIKEEEAIKYFNKFNIPTNVLYEPIYVLSGGQKSKLALAILAYKNPNILILDEPSNHLDIESVQALIVALNLYKGGLIIISHDTYLIKHVADEIYHINNLTKELIKIDYDFDKYAKLLLENKI; encoded by the coding sequence atgAAGGAACTCATAGAGAACATACTTCAGCTGGTTGACCCAGATGAAGAAACGGAAGCCTACTTGCGAGGAAGGATAAACGACGAAAAGCACATAATtcagaaaaaggggatagaTTATTTGTATGACTTGGTCTCTACCTTCtcggataaaaaaataaagaagagcACCATTGTagatatttttaacaaacatatgaaaagagaaaatggaGTAGGGACTGAtgagaacaaaaatgtagaTAATCAAAAACTCACTGAAATAGTGAACTTAAAGGAatactggaaaaaaaatgatgtggTAGGATATTATGACCCATTTTTAGGAATACAGGAAAAGCAAATTAATTACAATACGAGCATCCCTATCAGTGAAAGCATAAGAataagtaaagaaaaagaaaaacaaagacAGAAACAATTGAACTTGTTTAAAGAAtgggtaaaaaataaaattaaaattccATCGCCCGTGCGGGTGCACAATTTATTACACTGTTCTgattcaaataaaaataaaacgaaaattgaaaaaatgtatgacaTCCGAATTGATAATTTTACCCTAAGCATTGGACAAAGGAGTTTACTAACGGATACGACTCTAAAAATAAACGTCATGAATAAATATGGACtgataggaaaaaatggaatcgGGAAAAGTACCCTCTTGGCAAAACTAGCTAGATAcgaaattgaagaaattaaaaaagataTATCCATAGCGTGTATTGAACAGGATTTATTTCTTGAGGATGTGACTGTGCTGGAGTGTGTTCTTATGGTCGATAAACTAAGACATGATCTGTTGATGGAATTGGAACAACTGGAATTGAAAAAGAGCAAGTCGGCTCAAGGTGGGGGGTGTCCAAACGGAGAAAGTAAGAAGGGGGACGGAAAGCAgaaacaaaaggaggaagaagtgaaCGAAAGGGGAGAAGAGGATGAAAAAGACATCGACATGAAGATACTAAATATTTATGAAAAACTGAACAGCATTAACTACTTAGAAGCGGAAAAGGAAGCCAGCAAAATTTTGTGTGGGCTAGGTTTTGACTCAAatttacaaaagaaaaaagtcaACTCCCTCAGTGGAGGGATGAGAATGAGACTCTGTCTAAGCCGCATTCTCTTCAGCAACAATGATATAATATTGCTAGATGAGCCGACGAACCATCTAGATATCTACACCATACAATTCTTAATagattatataaaaaaattaaataagaCATGTATTATTGTCTCCCATGATAGAGATTTTCTAAATGAAGTTTGCACTGAtattattcattttcatcAGAAACAGTTAACTTATTATTCTGGAAATTATGACCAGTTTGAAAAAACTAGAGTAGAACATCTACTGCAACAACAGAGAGAACATGATTCCatcgaaatgaagaaaaaacacgTGCAGAAATTTATAGACAGATTTAGGTGCAACTCAAAAAGAGCAGCTTTGGTCCAAAGCAGAATAAAACTTTTAAACAAATTACCTGTAGTAAAtttagaaaaggaagaaactccattcagcttttcctttttggaacCCTTTTACACATCCAACGTGCTCATACGGCTTAAGAATATttcctttaaaaatgaaatgtttaaaaatttacaaataaaaaagaatgcaAATATTATTATAGCAGACACTGTGGAAGACACAAACGGGAAAATTAACGAGAAGTTACACAACGACACCAAAGGGGGAGATGAAACTACAACAGCACGTAGCGATGATTATCAGTTTAGAcatgaatttttatttaaaaatgctaCATTCGAAGTAGACATGGACTCCAGAATTGCCATATGTGGGGTTaatggaagtggaaaaacgacattaattaaaattattttaaaccTAATAGACACTTTCGAGGGGGAGCTACATGTAAGTAATAAGGCCAATATCGGTTACTACTCCCAGTATCATGTAGACAGCCTAAATCCGATATTTAACTCCATTCAGCAGCTGCAGTACAATTATtctaataaaaatataaaagaagaagaagctatAAAATACTTCAATAAATTTAACATTCCGACGAACGTTTTATACGAACCTATTTATGTCCTTTCTGGAGGCCAAAAGAGCAAATTGGCATTAGCCATTTTGGCTTATAAAAATCCAAATATATTAATTCTTGATGAACCGTCCAATCACCTTGACATTGAATCCGTCCAAGCTTTAATTGTGGCCTTAAATCTTTACAAGGGAGGACTCATTATTATTAGTCACGACACATATTTGATAAAACATGTAGCAGATGAAATATATCACATAAACAACCTCACCAAGGAGTTGATTAAAATTGACTATGACTTCGATAAATATGCCAAGTTACTCCTGGAAAATAAGATATAA
- a CDS encoding palmitoyltransferase DHHC3, putative, which produces MNKQIFACRDDTKSKDADEFVRKNGFTLPLQIFQVMSFIIFLVIVGLIIFISAFSPSSVFIIFYVFFSILITIILVLSYIVTIINPVDPLSFKYTNSQINQEEIKNLYECDICGFVEPQSKHCKVCNKCVSVFDHHCMWVNNCIGKKNYRYFVGLLSALTVFNCVVFLFCIVFFAVSIKHDLIKDRWKYLYGSYNDILFYLLLCSLFVLNAVVFVLVIQLFGLHIFLISKKMTTYEYIVNRSHSEEEEKVGIRTFFEWLIIDKKRLRKSHAENQDIEIQDIERVMSLKS; this is translated from the exons ATGAATAAGCAAATCTTCGCCTGCCGAGATGATACCAAGTCCAAAGATGCCGACGAATTCGTCCGGAAAAATGGGTTCACTCTACCTCTGCAGATTTTCCAAGTCATGTCCTTCATCATATTCCTAGTCATCGTGGggttaattattttcatttccgCCTTCAGCCCGAGTAGcgtttttatcattttctacgtgtttttttctattttaattACCATCATTTTGGTCCTCTCCTACATCGTCACCATCATCAACCCCGTTGACCCTCTATCCTTCAAGTACACAAATAGCCAAATAAATCAGGAAGAAATTAAGAACCTGTATGAGTGTGACATCTGTGGTTTCGTAGAACCACAGAGCAAGCATTGCAAAGTTTGCAACAAGTGCGTATCCGTTTTTGACCACCACTGCATGTGGGTGAATAACTgcattgggaaaaaaaactatag ATACTTCGTAGGCCTCCTCTCCGCATTGACTGTATTCAATTGTgtcgtcttcctcttctgcaTTGTCTTCTTTGCCGTTTCGATAAAGCATGATCTCATAAAGGACAGATGGAAATAT TTATATGGGTCCTACAACGACATCCTATTCTACCTACTGCTGTGTTCCCTCTTCGTCCTGAATGCAGTAGTCTTTGTACTGGTCATACAACTCTTCGGCCTCcacatttttctcatttcgaAGAAAATGACCACTTACGAGTACATTGTCAACCGGTCTCAC tccgaagaagaagagaaggtgGGCATTCGAACCTTCTTCGAGTGGCTAATCATAGACAAGAA ACGCCTGCGGAAGTCGCACGCCGAAAATCAG GATATTGAAATCCAGGACATTGAAAGAGTTATGTCTTTAAAAAGTTAG